In Cryptomeria japonica chromosome 10, Sugi_1.0, whole genome shotgun sequence, a genomic segment contains:
- the LOC131047355 gene encoding probable serine/threonine-protein kinase PBL7 isoform X1, with product MMSEIGHFIPSSAPNVASLTVQREPNTSNEVHGPILISAIILGLMAVTMLAIGGGCYGCIRRKKRMEAALPLSGEVYRPSNTPDSDASSRDHILSAMHVNTVHTGAQVFTYRQLRFATNNFSSTNLIGHGGFGSVYKGILPDGRVAAIKQLDRHGKQGEHEFRVEVDILSRLHSPYLLELIGYCADLDQRLLVYAYMPNGSLQDHLYSDGSAGNPPVLGWGRRLRIALDAARSLEYLHEIVTPPVIHRDFKTSNILLDENFKAKVSDFGLARLGSDKINGHVSTRVLGTQGYVAPEYVLTGHLTTKSDVYSYGVVLLELITGRVPVDMKRPPGQGILVSWALPRLTDRDKVFEMVDPALQGQFSSKELIQVAAIAAMCVQPEADYRPFMTDVVQSLIPLVRQRSRSENHHHF from the exons ATGATGAGTGAGATCGGACATTTTATCCCATCTTCTGCTCCAAATGTTGCATCTTTAACAGTGCAAAGAGAGCCAAATACCAGTAATGAGGTACATGGACCCATTTTAATATCTGCAATCATTTTAGGTCTCATGGCTGTAACAATGCTAGCAATTGGGGGCGGCTGTTATGGTTGCATACGCCGCAAAAAAAGAATGGAAGCTGCATTGCCCTTAAGTGGTGAAGTTTACCGCCCTTCTAATACACCAG ACTCAGATGCAAGCTCCAGGGATCACATTCTTTCTGCCATGCATGTGAATACAGTACACACAGGAGCACAGGTTTTTACATATAGACAACTTCGTTTTGCAACTAACAACTTTAGTTCAACCAATTTGATTGGCCATGGAGGGTTTGGCTCAGTTTATAAAGGAATACTACCAGATGGCAGAGTTGCAGCAATCAAACAACTTGACAGACATGGCAAGCAAGGGGAACATGAATTTAGAGTGGAG GTAGACATCCTAAGCAGACTCCATTCTCCATACCTACTTGAATTAATTGGTTACTGTGCTGATCTAGACCAACGTTTATTAGTGTATGCATACATGCCCAATGGAAGTTTGCAGGACCATCTTTACTCAGATG GTTCAGCAGGCAATCCTCCCGTTCTAGGGTGGGGAAGACGACTGAGAATAGCTCTTGATGCAGCTCGAAGTCTTGAATACCTTCATGAAATAGTCACACCTCCTGTTATACATAGAGACTTTAAAACCAGTAACATTCTGCTGGATGAAAATTTCAAAGCCAAAGTGTCTGATTTTGGTTTGGCTAGGCTGGGCTCTGATAAAATTAATGGCCATGTATCAACTCGCGTGCTGGGAACTCAAGGATATGTTGCACCAGA GTATGTCTTGACAGGACACTTGACAACAAAATCTGATGTTTATAGTTATGGGGTTGTGCTTTTAGAGCTTATAACAGGCAGAGTGCCTGTAGATATGAAGAGGCCTCCTGGCCAAGGCATTCTTGTCTCTTGG GCTCTTCCTCGTCTTACAGATAGAGATAAGGTTTTCGAAATGGTTGATCCTGCACTACAAGGACAGTTCTCTTCCAAGGAATTAATCCAG GTTGCTGCAATTGCAGCCATGTGTGTCCAACCAGAAGCAGATTACCGCCCTTTCATGACAGATGTGGTGCAATCTCTCATCCCACTTGTCAGGCAGCGTTCTAGATCTGAAAATCACCACCATTTCTAA
- the LOC131047355 gene encoding probable serine/threonine-protein kinase PBL7 isoform X2 encodes MMSEIGHFIPSSAPNVASLTVQREPNTSNEVHGPILISAIILGLMAVTMLAIGGGCYGCIRRKKRMEAALPLSGEVYRPSNTPDSDASSRDHILSAMHVNTVHTGAQVFTYRQLRFATNNFSSTNLIGHGGFGSVYKGILPDGRVAAIKQLDRHGKQGEHEFRVEVDILSRLHSPYLLELIGYCADLDQRLLVYAYMPNGSLQDHLYSDGSAGNPPVLGWGRRLRIALDAARSLEYLHEIVTPPVIHRDFKTSNILLDENFKAKVSDFGLARLGSDKINGHVSTRVLGTQGYVAPEYVLTGHLTTKSDVYSYGVVLLELITGRVPVDMKRPPGQGILVSWIEIRFSKWLILHYKDSSLPRN; translated from the exons ATGATGAGTGAGATCGGACATTTTATCCCATCTTCTGCTCCAAATGTTGCATCTTTAACAGTGCAAAGAGAGCCAAATACCAGTAATGAGGTACATGGACCCATTTTAATATCTGCAATCATTTTAGGTCTCATGGCTGTAACAATGCTAGCAATTGGGGGCGGCTGTTATGGTTGCATACGCCGCAAAAAAAGAATGGAAGCTGCATTGCCCTTAAGTGGTGAAGTTTACCGCCCTTCTAATACACCAG ACTCAGATGCAAGCTCCAGGGATCACATTCTTTCTGCCATGCATGTGAATACAGTACACACAGGAGCACAGGTTTTTACATATAGACAACTTCGTTTTGCAACTAACAACTTTAGTTCAACCAATTTGATTGGCCATGGAGGGTTTGGCTCAGTTTATAAAGGAATACTACCAGATGGCAGAGTTGCAGCAATCAAACAACTTGACAGACATGGCAAGCAAGGGGAACATGAATTTAGAGTGGAG GTAGACATCCTAAGCAGACTCCATTCTCCATACCTACTTGAATTAATTGGTTACTGTGCTGATCTAGACCAACGTTTATTAGTGTATGCATACATGCCCAATGGAAGTTTGCAGGACCATCTTTACTCAGATG GTTCAGCAGGCAATCCTCCCGTTCTAGGGTGGGGAAGACGACTGAGAATAGCTCTTGATGCAGCTCGAAGTCTTGAATACCTTCATGAAATAGTCACACCTCCTGTTATACATAGAGACTTTAAAACCAGTAACATTCTGCTGGATGAAAATTTCAAAGCCAAAGTGTCTGATTTTGGTTTGGCTAGGCTGGGCTCTGATAAAATTAATGGCCATGTATCAACTCGCGTGCTGGGAACTCAAGGATATGTTGCACCAGA GTATGTCTTGACAGGACACTTGACAACAAAATCTGATGTTTATAGTTATGGGGTTGTGCTTTTAGAGCTTATAACAGGCAGAGTGCCTGTAGATATGAAGAGGCCTCCTGGCCAAGGCATTCTTGTCTCTTGG ATAGAGATAAGGTTTTCGAAATGGTTGATCCTGCACTACAAGGACAGTTCTCTTCCAAGGAATTAA